From Loxodonta africana isolate mLoxAfr1 chromosome 16, mLoxAfr1.hap2, whole genome shotgun sequence:
TGTTTAGGCCTAAATCACGTGCACACCCGAAGGCTGGAACGGAGTCAACTCCCCCAGAACCTCTTAACTGACAGTAGATAAAGTGAAGGAGGGAAGCAAAAACTGGGGGCTGTTATTGGAGGCAGGGTAGTGAATGCCAAGAAACTATTggtctttatttttctcattttcctgaAAACTTCCTCCCCAGACCAGTAGGGGTCCTCAGCAAGCATGCAGGGACCAAATGCCTGAAAGTGCAGGCTCTTCACTTTCCCAGGCTTTGACTTGAATTTAGTCTTCACCTCTCCACCCAAGTGTGACCAGATCCCTCTTGTGGAGGGGGAGTAAGTGGAGAAGCTGGTCAATCCCATGGAGCCCAACGTCAAGCTCCAGGCAGGGGTGAGGTCAATCCATAAGTAGCCTTCAGACACTCTTCAGGTGCTGGAATTTTAGGGGAGGGGCAAGATTATAAATAGGAGTGGGgaggtgtattagtttcctattgccgctgttaacaaattaccacaaactcagtggcttaaaacaacacacatttattcttttacagcTCTGGAGTCAAAAGCCCAGAATGGGTCTCattggctaaaatcaaggtgttggtagggCTACATCCCTTTCTGCAGGCTCTAGGGGAGCATCCATTTTCTTGATTCTAGAGACTCTCCACATCCTTTGCTCATGGtgcccttccatcttcaaagacaGCAATGGTCCGTCAAACCTTGActcttctgccttctcttccAAATTTAAGTCCCTTGTGGTTATACtgtccctgatggtgcagtggttaagagctacagctgctaaccagaagttcggcagttcgaatcccccagctgctgttagaaaccctatggggcagttctatcctgtcctatagggttgctgtcagttggaagcgacttgatgacaatgggattTGAGTTTTTGGTGGTTACACTGGACCCACACGAATAATCTCATTTTAAAGTAAGCTAATGAGCAACCCTAATTCCATGTGCACCCTTAGTTCCCCCTTGCCATGTAaacataacatattcacaggttctgggaatAAGGACATGGATATCTGGAGGGGGGTAGCGTTATTCTACTTACCACAGGAAGCTTCTTCCAACAGCTAGGCCCAGCTCTTATAGTGGGTGGAGGGAAAGCCTCCCTTCTGAGAGCTGTGAGATAGGGAATGTTTGGGAGATTCCAACTCAATCCCTGGCCAAGTCCAAAGCCCACCCCTAGTAGCAGCCCTCACTAGACCATTGGTCCAAGATTGACTTGGGAGAGTAGCtcagtcagaaacaaagaaatgCGATATCAGCAGGGTGAGTGTAGAAGGCCTTCCAAAGGGTAGCTGGGCTTTGAGGGATGCTGAGAACCCAGAagagcctgggggtgggggtgctggTAATGCTGCTTGAATCAgcaggggaaggggaggaggagggaaagtGTGAAGGCCTCACAGCCCAGCAGCCAGGGGAGGGTATCAGTTTTAGTCATTCAGCAGCTACCACCCACTTCACTGGGGAAAAGTAAGATGTGACCTGCAGCCAGAGGGGACTGGAGCTTGGGTGGGGGACACTTACCGAGACTTACCTGATGTTGATGGTGCAATCTTTTTGGCTTCGCCAGAGTGGCTTCTAGACTTTGGCATTAGTTGGACTGgcataaaaatggcatgggggcagtgtctgaccatcaccaacttcacaaggggcaaggagaatcaagatccacAGCCCAAGGCAGAGGTCAAACActcctcctctctccgccatctttaccaattgtGACAGCAACAGTTCCTCCCatggcactccctacttctctgttgggtttgataattcattgcaatggccacatagaactcacagacaatactaacaatgatggggtttattagggaagtaataggttacaattcaggttcaggaacactcaggatacagttcttccatcaggacagcatcttctcagctgtgctcacaggcacgcctctcttGCCCTTAGCCTCTGCCCTCCTCCagcaagtgttataaagctcttttagctctgccgataagtgcccagaggcaccccactccgccagcaagcctcttgcccaaagacactcagctttctcactccatgggctgggaagcccaccacacaaTCTCCTGCTGttgcttctctgccactgcttctcaagagatctctctgtctcctggttccaggagcttctcagcacaggaatcccaaGTCCAAAGGCCACACTCTCGGCAGCTGGCTGTTCTTTGGTGGTAGTGGAATCCTCTCTTTGGTCTGAaactggctctcttttaagcttaGCAGGATGACAAAGcggaccaatccctttggtgggccacaattaccctatctgcacagtcccgcccaatgattgtgtgtgagtcacaaagaccatggctagaagggtcacattaagtaattcattgcactgcaactgggttcaaatcccactgTGCCACTTACAGGCTGTGTGATCCAAGGAAAGTGGCCTAACCTCTCTCAGCCTCTGGCCCTTATCTATTAAATGAGAATGATATCACCATTTACTTTGCATGGCTATTAAGAATCAGCAGACTTCATGTAACATTCTAGAGGGGGAAGACTGTGAAAAAGTCTGAAAGAAGCCTCAGCATGGACTGGCAATAAGTCTCATATTGTTGCACAAGTCTGAGACAGACATAGGGTTGAATTTTGCCCTTGCCATAACTAGCTGTGTGagtttaggcaagttacttaacctataTGAGCTCTAGTCATTGAATATACCTATTGTgtacctaggagccctggtggtgcaatgcttaagtattcagctgctaaccgaaagatcagcagttcaaacccactagctgctcataggagaaaagacctacagaaaagattacagcctaggaaacccaatgggacagttatactctgtcctgttgggtcactatgagtcagaatcgactcaaccacaCAAAACAACATTGTGTAGCAACTCTGAGGCAAGCAGCTTCCTGCTATGGAAACTGGGGATAATATTAGTACTTTCTTCCTAGGGTTGATGTGAAATTGAAGTTAGATGCTCATAACCAACCTGATTCGGTGCCTGGTGTGTAAGGGCTTCACTCAAATGGTAGGGTAACCCAACCCATCTGGAGGGGCTGGGAGGTTGGGGTGTGGATTGGAAAGAGTTGGGAAGTGTATGTTGTGGGGGGGAGGAGGGCACAGACCTCAGCCTTTAGGTTGGGGCTGGTGTGACGGTAGGTTCACCCAGGTGTAGACACAGGCTGGTTGGCCCCTGGCCAGCTCAAGGTGTTTGCCTTTGCCTGGTAACAGGGAGGTGTGGCTGAGGTAGGGCATGGAGGGGGACAGCTCAACAAAAAAGTGGCAGAGAGGAGCCCCGCTCGGGACCCTTATGGCTGGGGACCAGTTCCCCAGGCTGAAGGAGACATGTAAGTGGGGAGCTACCTGGGAAGAACATGTCAGGGGTGAGGGCTTGAAAAGGCCTTGAGACTTTATTACCTGCTGGGAGCATGCGGTTCAGGCCCAGCCTGGGACAAAAGGTGAGGCAGGGAACTTAGCACTGATTTAGGAAGAGTTCCCAAAAGCCATGTGGTCTTTATGGGCCTCTGCCATGAACCAGAGGCCTGAGTTACCAGGCTGCAGAGACGGGTActgacggtggtggtggtggtggtaagaaCAAAGTCTGTGCCCGCTCTCACAGCTCTAGACCAGGACCAGACcagacccagacccagtgccgtcgagtcgattccgactcatagggaccaggCTCCAGCAAAAGACGCCCTCCGCCTGAAGTTCAGACCATGTACTCATACAGCTGCCTGCTGCCCGGAGAGGGCCTCTGGCCTCCGCTGCAGCCCCTCATCTACACCTGCCTGCCCGCCCCTCTGCTGCTGCCCCCCATCCAGACCCACAACTTCTACAGCGGGACCCCGAGCCTGAGCGCGGTTGAGTGGGCGGCCCCAGGGGAGTACCACTTCTACTACGGCCCAAGCGAGCCCCTGCCGGCCGCCCCACCCCTGTGGGCCTTCCCGCAGGCCTACGCAGCGGCCCTGAGCCCGCCCTTCCCCTTGACCAGCTACGGGGGGCCGCTGCTGCAGCACCCcgcggcggccgcggcggcggtgGCTGCAAGCGACAGCTGGACGCCGTGGCCGGAGGACAGCAGCCTGCAGGCCGAGCTGCGCTGGGGCTGCGTCGAGCGCACTCAGGGCCCGCAGCGCCAGCTACCCGACTACTTGCTCCGGGAGCTGCGGCGCGTGTACGGCACGTACCCGCGCACAGACGTGCGCATCACCTACCGCCGTGGCGAGTTCCTGCTGCAGGCCGCGCCGCGCGTCCGCGAGCCCGAGTACAGCGTCCAGAGGCGCGTGGTGTGTCGGCCCGCCAGCAGCGGCAGCGACTCGGCCACCGACCGCCGCTCGGGCGGCGGGGACATCAGCCCAGCCCGGGAAGCTGCGGAACGCGGCCGCCGGAGGAAGAGGAAAGGCCTGAGCTGAGGGCGCTGGAGGGCCTGGCGGCCGGCGCGGCTCTCCCCTGCGCCGCCCGCCGCCAGCTGGAGAGGACAGCAGCCTCTCCACCTGTGTGGGGAGCTGAGTGCAACAGTTATCCGtcttttttgcatttttaccaAGATCCCGACACTGCCCGCCGCTCTGTCCTGCACTTCATTGGTTTCTCTCACGTTATTGCTGGACGATGAGGGAAGGGCGAGAAGGGATCAAGGCATCTCTCCGTGTTCTGTTCCTTTCCTTCCAGACAGGCTTAGGAAGCCTGGGTGTGGGGTGGAGGAAGGGCCCCGATCCTTTGTTTCCTCAgtccctcctcctccccacctaGTTCTCCTCCTCCCCACCTAGTTCTCCTCCCCAGAAGCCTGTCCTGCAATAAACTCCACCTTTCCCTTTCTTCATCTCTTCCCCCTAGCAGAGCTCCCTGCACCACCCCCTCCACAAGCTCTGGGCCAGTGATCCCCAACTTGTaatgaaaagtaaataaatgaagtCAAGTGTATGCTGTGAGATCATCTTTATGCTTGGGCGTTTCCCCATCTATGTAATGGGAGCTTTACCTTCTTGCCTGGGGCTCAGAAGGGTGGCCAGGAAGACAGTTGAAGTTAGAGTGGGCCTCTGAAGACGTGCCCTTGGACCAGCCAGGCCTACCTCCCCTCTTCACCAGCCCTCCTCCAGTGCGAAGGCTGACACCCGTTCTAGCCCTCCTTGATCCTTCAGCCCACCACTCACAGAGAGATTCTGAGGGTACAAGCTCTATTGTTAAGGTGCAGTGGGCTGGCTGGAGAAGGGGTACTTGAGACCTACATTTAGTGCTGACTCTGACATTTTCCAGTCATGGAACTTTaggttctctgagcctcagtttcttcatctgtaaaaggggctaTTGCCCGATTAGGGtttgtgccctggagcagtcaagtCAATGAAATGTACTACAGAGAGTGAGAAAAGTTTATTTAAGAGGTGTCCACCAACGGACACCTCTACAGCAACACagactgtctctatggagtcccaaaaagcaattttacattagaggtTATATAGGATTTTTACGAGGGTTAGAAGTATCTTTGTAGCCACAGATGGCATGGCCAGAGGAGTTACTCATTACAAGATAATGACAAGAAACTCTTTATCAGAGTAAAGATATACATGTCAGACATCTGGGCTCTAGGGGGaggggttgtaagtcacaggaGGTCAGATAGAACAAAACCAAGTTATTAgcataagaccaaaaaaaagaacaaagttatttgcatcagatcaaaacaaagtcattaataaAGGCATGGAGAAGGCagccagaggaaggagaaaaacttacaggttcatcTTGGCCTTAAGTTATTGCAAGTTCtcagtcacccattttgaaaaggagaaaggggagtattagggtcacaagGCATAAAACCAACCCAGCCTACCTGGAAAATTCATGAAGATTGAAAtttatgagtgaatgaatgaatatgaaaAAACAGAAAGTCACTACTTGTTTTCTGATTCTTTAACAGTCTTTAATTCTTAATAGGTTAAAGTTTGCAAAATTCTAGGGGTAGGCCATACATCCAGTTTTAACTATGGGCCAAGCCTAATCACCAGGTCTGATGCCTAAGCTACAGAAGCCTGGCCCTGGTGGAATTGCTTTTACTGAACTTTCCTTTGTAGCTGGCCAACAGATACCTGTACAGGTGTGTTATTGAAGCTGTGGACCATCTGATTGCACACTGCCATGTTTATGAGCTTCGTGGAGAAGTTCTTTCAAACCCAGCAGTTGGGAAAGCTGTTTCTCCTAACAAGTGGTTTGCTTTTATCTTTTAAGCACCAAGGATCTCTTGTTTCCTCATTCCATGGAGCTTAGCCAAATTTGCTTAGCACATTTTATGTAAAACCTGGATCCTGAACTCTGCTACCCCTAGTTTCATCTTAttttcctgacttttttttttcattataaaaatacTGGAATGTGGTGTGGTATGGTATGCTGTGATGGGTCTGCTGTGAATTATTTAACATTCCTCagctaatttcctcatctgcaaatgggGATGATGATATTAGGACCTATTTCACAAGGTTATTGAGAAGATGCCATGAAGTCCTGCTCACAAAATatttagcacaatgcctgatATGTACTAACTGCTCAAATgttagtgtttatttatttattttaaagtttgtgatacagaaatatataatatagaaagtTAAAGTCTCTGCTAACTCCCCGCAACCCCAAATGATTACTGGTGTCCAATGTATTATTTTCCCAGTTTTCTATGTACAGAGTATTAATTATGTAAAGGTACTATACTGTCCTGCCTATTGTATTTTATACTAATTATGCCttgaacagaaaccctggtggcacagtggttaagagttcaaatccaccaggcgctctttggaaactttatggggcagttctgctctgtcctatagggttgctatcagttgaaatcaacttgatggcaacaggtttttttttttttattttatactttggacaTAATTCCATGCCAGTGTATGTAGGGCAACTTCATTCTTTAACAGCCATCCAGTTTTCCATGGTATTTGGATTATTTCCAAATTTTAGCTACTAAAAGTCCACccatgatggttgaacaacatgatggacGTATTTAATGTCACCAAACTGTACATGCAAAGATTGATgatatggcaaatattttgttacctacatatttaccacaataaaaaaaaaagaaaaacaagtcttTAAAAAATTCACTTTGTGATAATATATTAAGCTATAATAAACTTATTTTTGTAcgctaaaaaaaaatccaacaaatttctttttttaatttttattgtgctttaagtgaaagtttaccaatcaactCAGTCTgttgtacaaaaatttatatacaccttgctatatactcctagttgctctccccctaatgagacagcacactctttctctccaccctgttcctgtgtccattcagccagctccagtccccctctgccttctcatctcctctccagacaggcgctgcccacatagtctcatgtgtctacttgagccaagaagctcactcctcaccagtatcattttctatcttatactccagtcgaatccctgtctgaagagttggcgttgggaatggttccagttttgggctaactgaaggtctggggaccatgatctccagggtccttctagtctcagtcagaccattaagtctggtcttt
This genomic window contains:
- the C16H10orf95 gene encoding uncharacterized protein C10orf95 homolog; its protein translation is MYSYSCLLPGEGLWPPLQPLIYTCLPAPLLLPPIQTHNFYSGTPSLSAVEWAAPGEYHFYYGPSEPLPAAPPLWAFPQAYAAALSPPFPLTSYGGPLLQHPAAAAAAVAASDSWTPWPEDSSLQAELRWGCVERTQGPQRQLPDYLLRELRRVYGTYPRTDVRITYRRGEFLLQAAPRVREPEYSVQRRVVCRPASSGSDSATDRRSGGGDISPAREAAERGRRRKRKGLS